The Pseudomonadota bacterium genomic sequence CTTTAAGAAAACTTATAAATCTTCAGTTCGATCTTGTATCATCGTTTTCTGATTTGCCCATGAAATTCCTTTTGTATGGAGGGATAGTAATGTCTTCGGCCGGAATTTTGTTTGGTGTATTTTTAATCATTGCAAGGCTGGTATATGGTGCTCACTGGGCTGCCCAGGGTATTTTTACACTTTTTGCAATCCTTTTTGTTTTTATAGGGTTGCAGTTTTTTGCCTTCGGAATATTAGGAGAATATATCGGCAGGATTTACAGAGAAGTTAGAAAAAGACCCGAGTACGTAATTGACAAGGTCTATTCATCGGATAAAGCAGATATTGCTCTGGAAGACAAATCTTAATAGCTGTCAGATATTTTTCCCATGATAACAATAAGGCGTGTGTATGAATGAAAATGTTTTAGGCATCAAAATAGATGTGGACACCTACCAGGGTATGAAAAAAGGTGTGCCCCGCATTCTTGATATTCTTAACCGGTTTAATATAAGAGCAACTTTTTATTTAAGTATGGGGCCCGATGCTTCGGGTAGAGCTGCTCTTCAACTTATCAAAAACCCGCTCTTTTTTAAAAAGATGATAAAAAGCAATGCTGCCGGGCTCTATGGTTTCAAGACGGCTTTGTACGGGACATTGCTTCCATCACCCATGATAGCGCTTTCTTTTCCGGAAATTGTAAAACAAATAATATCAAATGGGCATGAAGTCCAGTTCCATGCATGGGATCATAGGCGCTGGCAGGATGAGCTATACTTAAAATCAATTGAATGGATAACAGAATGGTTCGAAAAAGGTATCAATTCATTTAAAAAGCTCACAGGATATATGCCAACATCATTTGGAGCACCGGCATGGCTTATTGATGACAGGGTCATGGAAATTATCGGTAAATACAAATTTGATTACTTAAGCTGCACAAGAGCCAAAGAACCTTTTGTGCATGAGAAAATCAGTGTTGTGGAAATTCCTTCCGATCTACCTTGTATTGAAGAAATAGGTATTGATAACGCTATTTCTCAAATAACTTCATTATTAAAAAACGGCGGCATTCATGTGCTGCCGGTTCACGCTGAAGTTGAAGGCGGCATAAGAAGCAATTACTTTATTCAATTGCTTGAGCAAATTGAAATGATGAATTACTCTGTAAAAACTCTTGGTGAGATAAAAGACTATCTTTTTGAAGACATTGCTGTTCGCAAATATAAAATAGAGCTGCTTTCCGGGCGCTCTGCTCCTTGCGCTGTTTAAATTACTATGATTAATTGTTATAGAGCGTGGCAATTACAATGAACTTGGAATGCTCATGATCACCGTGGCTGTCAGCAAGTCTTGTGGTACCGGTACTAACCGTTATAATTTTTAGACCATGGTGCGGCAAAACGTAAAAGAGAAATGCCTGGTTTGAATCATTATAACGGTTCGGGCGGGAAAAGGTATTCGATTTTAAGATGCCCCATGTTTATTGTCTAGTACTTCACGCAGCTTTTGCCTGATCATGGTAATTCTTAATGGCTTTTGAAGATGGAAACCATATCCTTTACTTAAATTTTGATCTGCAACAGCCTCTGATGGATAACCCGACATAAAAACCACTTCTATGCCTGGACGAACAGATGCTATCATGTTGGCAAGATCTTTACCGTTTATTTCCGGCATAATAATATCGGTCAGCAACAGATCAATAGTGCCATCATAAGTTTCATTAATTCTTAAAGCTTCTTTTGCAGTAGAGGCCACAAGAAGCTGATAACCTAAGGGGTTTAAAGCATTTTCTATAATTGAAAGCAATATCGGTTCATCATCTACAATAAGGATTGTTTCTTTCCCCCCTTTTATCGGGGTAGTATCAATTTCAGAATCTTTTTTAATCTCTTTATGATTTGAAACAGGTAAATATAAATTAAATGCTGATCCTTGATTTGGTTTGCTTGTTACATCAATATATCCGTTATGCTGTTTAATAATGCCATAAACTGTGGCAAGGCCCAGCCCTGTTCCTTTTCCAATCTCTTTTGTGGTATAAAAAGGTTCAAATATATTTTCAAGAACTTCATTGCTCATACCGCATCCAGTATCACTTATTGTAAGCTTTACATATTTTCCCGGTTTCACCTCTTCAAGATTTATTATATTAATATCACTCATTACTACTTCATCTGTTTCTATAGTTAAAATACCTCCATTTGGCATAGCATCTCTTGAGTTTACAGAAAGGTTTAACAAAATCTGTTCCATCTGGCTCTGGTCGCACAAAGCTTTACTGGTTGTTTCGGAGAATTTCAGATTTAATGTTATGTCTTCACCTATGATCCGCTCCAACATTTTGATCATATCGGTTACAACAGTGTTAAGATCGGTATCACTAATTTCCAGCATTTGCTTTCGGCTGAAAGCAAGAAGCTGTTTTGTAAGAGATCCGGCCTTTTCTCCCAGGCCCATGATTAATTCAATACGTTCTTTTAAAGGGTCATTTTCTGCAATATCAAGCAGTGCAAGTTCGCTGAAACCTAATATGCCGCTTAATATATTATTAAAATCATGAGCCACACCCCCGGCAAGCCGCCCTATAGATTCCATCTTTTGCATGTGTAGAAACTGTGATTGTAATAATTGTTGCTTTTTTTCGGCTGTCACCTGATCGCTTATATCCCGTACAACATGTACTATACCTGTAGTCTGGTTATTCTTGTCAAAGCGGGGAATCGCCTTTACTTCAAGATGTTTGCCAAGATGGGGTTCAAATATTTTCTTAACAGCGATTTTTTCTGTTTTTAGAACATTACAACATGGACAATCAGGTTGGAGATTAGCATAACCATGATATAACTGAAAACATTTATATTTACTAATATCATAAAAAGATATTCCAAGCAGGTTCAGCGCAGTTTTATTTGCCCGGATTATATTACAATTGTCGTCATGAATGGTTATAGCATCATTTATTGTATCAAAGGTTTCTTCCCACTCATTTTTTGCCTGAATGAGCATATCCTGCATCTTTATTCTTTCTGTTACATCTTCTCCTGAAGTTAATATTCCGGTTACTTTACCTGTTTCATCTTTTAGCAGAACATCGCTCCATTCGATAACTCTTTGTTCACCTTTTTTAGTAAGTATGACACCTTGTAAATTCTTTGCTTTTGATATGTCTATTTCACCGGCAAGCAATTGTTTGATGAAAATTTCAGTTTCGTATCGTTTATCTTCAGGAATAAAAGTATCAATAGCATTTTGGCCGATAAGCTCATTTTCTTCATATCCAAATATTTCGCAAGCTTTCTTATTAGCTAAAATCAATTCAATATCAAGGTTAACCGCTATGAGTATTACTCCTGCGATATCAAGGTATTTTTGAGCTGTTTCCTTTTCCTTTTGCAATGCAAGAGCATTTCGTTTGCGTTCACTTATATCGATACCGATACCGATAACACATGGCGTGGCTTTAAATTGAAACAGTTTGGCGGTAAGATAATGAGGAATTGTTTTCCCGCTTTTGGAAAGTAAATTTGCAACTATTTCTGCATGGCCATCTTTAAAAACCTTTGCAATTGTTTCAGACACCAAAGCCTTTTCTTGATCTATGCACAGATCAAGAGGATGCATCTTTTCAATTTCTTCAAAAGAATATCCTGCTACTGTTTCAGCATTTTTATTCCATCTTAAAAACCTTCCTGTATTATCATAAAGATAAAAAAGTCCGGGCAAGCTGTTTAAAGCCGCATCCGAAAAATCTCTTTCCGATTTCAGATTTTCTTCAGCTTGCTTTTGTTTAGTAATGTCTTTTATTATACCGACATTGTTAATTACCTTACCCGATGCATCCTTTACAGGAAATCCATGGGCCTCAACCCATCGGATAGATCCATCCGGATTGATTATGCGGAATGCAATATCTAAGGGCATACCTGTTTTGTATATATCAGCAGCAGAGACTATCCGCGCCATGTCTTCAGGATGAACGTTGTCAAAATATGATTGGGGATTTTCGACATAAACATCTAAAGATTTTCCTCTGATCCGTTTAAAGCCGGGACTTGCATAGATTATATTTTCAACTTTGGCATCTAGCACCCAGAAACCTTCATTGATATTTTCAGCAATCATTTCAATGAGTTTATTGGTTTTAATCAGCTCATCATGTTTTTTGACAAGCTTACTATGAATACTATCTAACTGAGTTCCTATGGATTTTGTCAGTTTGGCTATTACTATGCTGACTATCGCAGCGGATGCTATTGCAATTATAGATCTTGCAAAAGCAGGATTTACTCTTACAAAAGATGCTAACAGTCTTATTAGTATGTCGTTTATAAAA encodes the following:
- a CDS encoding polysaccharide deacetylase family protein is translated as MNENVLGIKIDVDTYQGMKKGVPRILDILNRFNIRATFYLSMGPDASGRAALQLIKNPLFFKKMIKSNAAGLYGFKTALYGTLLPSPMIALSFPEIVKQIISNGHEVQFHAWDHRRWQDELYLKSIEWITEWFEKGINSFKKLTGYMPTSFGAPAWLIDDRVMEIIGKYKFDYLSCTRAKEPFVHEKISVVEIPSDLPCIEEIGIDNAISQITSLLKNGGIHVLPVHAEVEGGIRSNYFIQLLEQIEMMNYSVKTLGEIKDYLFEDIAVRKYKIELLSGRSAPCAV
- a CDS encoding PAS domain S-box protein, whose translation is MASEKHTEAFLRKFSIWCLFITASISILSFAGWILESARLTIISQNYKPCPITTLCLCILSISYIFHLKNPENRLKQIIIVTCAFLVIIISFFSGIRLDAKYLIFIYQNFLLGDMPPVIAANLIIVSTGILFLAFPSQKRQLYNNLAAFCAISSILTELILLLAYLYKTPFLYRQDPIPIPIIGAISLVFLGMGLFTAAGPQTLPVRLFTGISLRNRLLMTFFPLIIAAVFINDILIRLLASFVRVNPAFARSIIAIASAAIVSIVIAKLTKSIGTQLDSIHSKLVKKHDELIKTNKLIEMIAENINEGFWVLDAKVENIIYASPGFKRIRGKSLDVYVENPQSYFDNVHPEDMARIVSAADIYKTGMPLDIAFRIINPDGSIRWVEAHGFPVKDASGKVINNVGIIKDITKQKQAEENLKSERDFSDAALNSLPGLFYLYDNTGRFLRWNKNAETVAGYSFEEIEKMHPLDLCIDQEKALVSETIAKVFKDGHAEIVANLLSKSGKTIPHYLTAKLFQFKATPCVIGIGIDISERKRNALALQKEKETAQKYLDIAGVILIAVNLDIELILANKKACEIFGYEENELIGQNAIDTFIPEDKRYETEIFIKQLLAGEIDISKAKNLQGVILTKKGEQRVIEWSDVLLKDETGKVTGILTSGEDVTERIKMQDMLIQAKNEWEETFDTINDAITIHDDNCNIIRANKTALNLLGISFYDISKYKCFQLYHGYANLQPDCPCCNVLKTEKIAVKKIFEPHLGKHLEVKAIPRFDKNNQTTGIVHVVRDISDQVTAEKKQQLLQSQFLHMQKMESIGRLAGGVAHDFNNILSGILGFSELALLDIAENDPLKERIELIMGLGEKAGSLTKQLLAFSRKQMLEISDTDLNTVVTDMIKMLERIIGEDITLNLKFSETTSKALCDQSQMEQILLNLSVNSRDAMPNGGILTIETDEVVMSDINIINLEEVKPGKYVKLTISDTGCGMSNEVLENIFEPFYTTKEIGKGTGLGLATVYGIIKQHNGYIDVTSKPNQGSAFNLYLPVSNHKEIKKDSEIDTTPIKGGKETILIVDDEPILLSIIENALNPLGYQLLVASTAKEALRINETYDGTIDLLLTDIIMPEINGKDLANMIASVRPGIEVVFMSGYPSEAVADQNLSKGYGFHLQKPLRITMIRQKLREVLDNKHGAS